In Lujinxingia litoralis, a single window of DNA contains:
- the galU gene encoding UTP--glucose-1-phosphate uridylyltransferase GalU, translated as MVPNPEKKQVRKAVIPVAGFGTRLLPVTKSVPKELLPVVDVPAIQVVVEECVAAGIEEVILITGRGKGGVEDHFDYNFELENILEVRGKIEELERVRSISQMIRTIAIRQKKPLGLGHAILCARDVVGDEPFLVVLPDDLIGSNPPVTRQLIDVYERYGQAVVSVMPVSDEEVSRYGIITGENWAPGLHRVRGIVEKPTVELAPSNLAVIGRYLLPPVIFDMLAEVEPDASGEIQLTDALSRLSRERALVGYEFKGRRHDIGDKLGFLTANISYGLRHPEMGPRLLEYLRRKVREADEAGK; from the coding sequence ATGGTTCCGAACCCCGAGAAGAAGCAGGTTCGCAAGGCGGTGATCCCGGTGGCCGGGTTTGGTACGCGGCTCCTGCCGGTGACCAAGTCGGTGCCCAAGGAGTTGTTGCCGGTGGTCGATGTGCCGGCGATTCAGGTGGTGGTGGAAGAGTGCGTGGCCGCGGGGATCGAAGAGGTGATTTTGATCACCGGCCGGGGCAAGGGCGGGGTCGAGGATCATTTCGACTATAACTTCGAGCTTGAGAACATCCTGGAAGTACGCGGCAAGATCGAGGAGCTGGAGCGGGTGCGCTCGATCAGCCAGATGATCCGCACGATCGCGATTCGCCAGAAGAAGCCCCTGGGGCTGGGACACGCGATCCTGTGCGCGCGTGACGTGGTGGGGGATGAGCCCTTTTTGGTGGTGTTGCCCGACGACCTGATCGGCTCCAACCCGCCGGTGACCCGTCAGTTAATCGATGTGTACGAGCGCTACGGTCAGGCGGTGGTCAGCGTGATGCCGGTGAGCGACGAGGAGGTCTCGCGCTACGGAATCATCACCGGGGAGAACTGGGCGCCGGGGCTGCACCGGGTGCGGGGCATCGTGGAAAAACCCACGGTGGAACTGGCCCCCTCCAACCTGGCGGTGATCGGGCGTTATCTGCTGCCGCCGGTGATTTTTGACATGCTGGCCGAGGTGGAGCCGGACGCCTCTGGTGAGATTCAGCTCACCGATGCCCTGAGCCGCCTGAGCCGGGAGCGCGCGCTGGTGGGCTATGAGTTTAAGGGGCGTCGCCACGACATCGGCGATAAGCTGGGCTTTCTGACGGCGAACATCTCCTACGGGCTGCGCCATCCGGAGATGGGACCGCGGTTGCTGGAGTACCTGCGGCGCAAGGTTCGGGAGGCCGATGAGGCGGGCAAGTAA
- a CDS encoding heavy metal translocating P-type ATPase, whose protein sequence is MPVVHFNVEGMTCGKCVARVEKALNNLPGVLDHTVDRDDARARVTTAPEGPDADTIAHAISEAGYPATLLQEGGAGEAGEAGQPLARTFEVQGMTCGKCVARVEKALNALPGVLDHTVDRDDARARVTTAPEGPDADTIAHAISEAGYPATLLQEGGETTTEKGDGDSAPGADHRAPLKPQEAPRAPQGDEEPPDHALPAIDIPSELLEVRGMTCASCVARVEDALSRVEGVAEARVNFATEQARVIWKPDAPRDHQRLIDAVHRAGYEIEEPPAPTATAGAEPRTGSRISERRRAEAEFWQKRWIAGAILTLPIMLLDMGPMWLDWQANYHAEATRQLTLIYLTGVVMAYVGQGFFRGAFNAARHRSVNMDTLVALGAGTAYIFSTVLGLLFIGGVVEHAHTYYESAAMILTLIGLGKWLEARAKGKAGEAIEALLDLGAKQAQVRRDEQWVAVDVAELQPGDVLRVRAGEKIPTDARVLQGRSDVNESMITGESVPVTRGPGDTVIGGTINTDGQLILQATRVGADTALAHIARQVEEAQESRANIQRLVDRVSSIFVPAVILIAMATFVVWALVESPADAILPAVAVLVIACPCALGLATPTAMMVGSGKGATMGVLIRNAQALERARALHAVVFDKTGTLTHGEMALTDVVSLHGAEDDLLARAAAIEEAGQHPIGLAIIRAARSRELTLPAIREFNTIAGDGVTATIDGESLAIGKPSWLAEFAGVTLPTDTIDALRSQGKTVVAMAATGRPLALFALEDTLRDDATELIAWLHGRDTETWLITGDNPQTARVVAERVGIPPERVKAEVRPGDKAAAVREIQQEGRRVVAMIGDGVNDAPALAQADLGIAIGSGTDVAIESADITLISSSLDGVRRAISLSAATYTKIRQNLFWAFVYNTVLIPVAALGLLRPAFAAMAMAFSSVSVVTNALLLKRRDFSKD, encoded by the coding sequence ATGCCTGTAGTTCACTTTAACGTCGAAGGCATGACCTGTGGCAAATGCGTCGCGCGGGTCGAAAAAGCCCTCAACAACCTCCCCGGCGTGCTCGACCACACGGTCGATCGCGACGACGCCCGCGCCCGGGTCACCACCGCCCCCGAGGGGCCCGACGCCGACACCATCGCCCACGCCATCTCCGAGGCCGGATACCCCGCCACCCTCCTTCAGGAGGGTGGCGCTGGCGAGGCCGGCGAGGCGGGTCAGCCGCTCGCCAGGACCTTTGAGGTCCAGGGCATGACCTGTGGCAAATGCGTCGCGCGGGTCGAAAAAGCCCTCAACGCCCTCCCCGGCGTGCTCGACCACACGGTCGATCGCGACGACGCCCGCGCCCGGGTCACCACCGCCCCCGAGGGGCCCGACGCCGACACCATCGCCCACGCCATCTCCGAGGCCGGATACCCCGCCACCCTCCTTCAGGAGGGTGGCGAGACCACTACGGAGAAAGGCGACGGGGATAGCGCCCCCGGCGCCGACCATCGCGCGCCCCTAAAGCCTCAGGAAGCCCCCCGGGCACCGCAAGGCGATGAGGAGCCGCCAGACCACGCGCTGCCCGCCATCGACATCCCCTCCGAGCTCCTGGAGGTCCGGGGCATGACCTGCGCCTCGTGCGTGGCCCGCGTGGAAGACGCCCTAAGCAGGGTCGAAGGCGTGGCCGAGGCCCGCGTCAACTTCGCCACCGAACAGGCCCGGGTGATCTGGAAGCCCGACGCCCCCCGCGATCACCAACGCCTCATCGACGCCGTGCACCGCGCCGGCTACGAGATCGAGGAGCCCCCGGCCCCCACCGCCACCGCCGGCGCCGAGCCCCGCACCGGCTCCCGCATCAGTGAGCGCCGCCGGGCCGAGGCCGAGTTCTGGCAAAAACGCTGGATCGCCGGCGCCATCCTCACCCTCCCGATCATGCTCCTGGACATGGGGCCGATGTGGCTCGACTGGCAGGCCAACTACCACGCCGAAGCCACCCGCCAGCTCACCCTGATCTACCTCACCGGCGTGGTCATGGCCTACGTCGGCCAGGGCTTCTTTAGGGGCGCCTTCAACGCCGCGCGCCATCGCTCGGTCAACATGGATACCCTGGTGGCCCTGGGTGCCGGCACGGCCTACATCTTCTCCACCGTGTTGGGTCTGCTCTTCATCGGGGGCGTCGTCGAGCACGCGCACACCTATTATGAGAGCGCGGCGATGATCCTGACGCTGATCGGCCTGGGCAAATGGCTGGAGGCCCGCGCCAAGGGCAAAGCCGGCGAAGCCATCGAGGCCCTGCTCGACCTGGGAGCCAAACAGGCCCAGGTCCGCCGCGACGAACAATGGGTCGCCGTCGACGTCGCCGAGCTTCAGCCCGGCGATGTTCTGCGGGTCCGCGCCGGCGAAAAGATCCCCACCGATGCCCGGGTCCTTCAGGGGCGCTCCGACGTCAACGAGTCGATGATCACCGGCGAATCCGTCCCGGTCACCCGGGGCCCCGGCGACACGGTCATCGGCGGCACCATCAACACCGACGGCCAGCTCATCTTGCAGGCCACCCGCGTGGGCGCCGACACGGCCCTGGCCCACATCGCCCGCCAGGTCGAAGAAGCCCAGGAATCCCGGGCCAACATTCAGCGCCTGGTCGACCGGGTCTCCTCGATCTTTGTGCCGGCGGTGATCCTCATCGCGATGGCCACCTTCGTCGTCTGGGCCCTGGTGGAGTCCCCGGCCGACGCCATCCTCCCGGCGGTCGCCGTGCTGGTCATCGCCTGCCCCTGCGCCCTGGGCCTGGCCACCCCCACGGCCATGATGGTGGGCTCGGGCAAAGGGGCCACCATGGGCGTGCTCATCCGCAACGCCCAGGCCCTGGAGCGCGCCCGGGCCCTGCACGCGGTGGTCTTTGATAAGACCGGCACGCTCACCCACGGCGAAATGGCCCTGACCGACGTGGTTAGCCTCCACGGCGCCGAAGACGACCTGCTGGCCCGGGCCGCCGCCATCGAAGAGGCCGGCCAGCACCCCATCGGCCTGGCCATCATCCGGGCCGCCCGCAGCCGCGAGCTCACGCTGCCGGCGATCCGCGAGTTCAACACCATCGCCGGCGACGGCGTCACCGCCACCATCGATGGCGAGTCCCTGGCCATTGGCAAGCCCTCCTGGCTGGCCGAATTCGCCGGCGTGACGCTGCCCACCGACACCATCGACGCGCTACGCAGCCAGGGAAAAACCGTGGTCGCCATGGCTGCCACCGGCCGGCCCCTGGCCCTCTTTGCCCTGGAAGACACCCTGCGCGACGACGCCACCGAGCTGATCGCGTGGCTCCACGGCCGCGACACCGAGACCTGGCTCATCACCGGCGACAACCCCCAGACCGCCCGCGTGGTGGCCGAGCGCGTGGGCATCCCCCCCGAGCGCGTCAAAGCCGAGGTGCGCCCCGGCGATAAGGCCGCGGCGGTGCGCGAGATCCAGCAGGAGGGACGCCGCGTAGTCGCCATGATCGGCGACGGCGTCAACGACGCCCCGGCGCTGGCCCAGGCCGACCTGGGCATCGCCATCGGCTCGGGCACCGACGTGGCCATTGAGTCGGCCGACATCACCCTGATCTCCAGCTCCCTCGACGGGGTGCGACGAGCCATCTCGCTCTCGGCGGCCACCTACACCAAGATCCGCCAGAACCTCTTCTGGGCCTTTGTCTACAACACGGTGCTCATCCCGGTGGCCGCCCTGGGCCTGCTCCGCCCGGCCTTTGCGGCCATGGCCATGGCCTTCTCCAGCGTCAGCGTAGTCACCAACGCCCTGCTCCTCAAACGCCGAGACTTCTCAAAGGACTAG
- a CDS encoding prolipoprotein diacylglyceryl transferase, with the protein MNLLGVLPYWQLGPWELGPLTLHSFGLSVAIGVALALSTLGSRGQKILGVSGDRMQNFGMWLLIFGWCFSHVFEVVAYQPHLILEDPLVLFKVWGSISSVGGLIGGVIAFLIWRARNPYEDHVGWSNAAAFSLPIAFFFGRIGCALVHDHPGADATHFALWDGIRSVFGESLPEIWPLALQYPDGVPRHDLGFYEAIVWFFLVIFVYTTGRKPRRRGFYLWTLPLLYAPFRFLFDFLRVAPGEAGLHGDTRYLALTPAQWVAIGMFVLGLYLWQKFRNEPLETWKGVEGQKSDDAGKESAGKDDAAPPAS; encoded by the coding sequence ATGAACCTGCTCGGGGTCTTACCCTACTGGCAGCTCGGCCCCTGGGAGCTGGGTCCGCTTACCCTCCACTCCTTCGGCCTCTCGGTGGCCATCGGCGTCGCCCTGGCCCTCTCCACGCTGGGGAGTCGCGGACAGAAGATTCTGGGCGTCTCCGGCGACCGGATGCAGAACTTCGGCATGTGGCTGCTCATCTTCGGATGGTGCTTCTCCCACGTGTTTGAGGTCGTGGCCTACCAGCCCCACCTGATTCTGGAAGACCCCCTGGTCCTTTTTAAGGTCTGGGGCTCCATCTCCAGCGTGGGTGGTCTGATCGGTGGTGTGATCGCCTTTTTGATCTGGCGCGCGCGCAACCCCTATGAAGACCACGTGGGCTGGTCCAATGCGGCGGCGTTCAGCCTCCCGATCGCGTTTTTCTTTGGCCGCATCGGCTGCGCGCTGGTTCACGACCACCCCGGCGCCGACGCGACCCATTTCGCGTTGTGGGATGGCATCCGCTCGGTCTTCGGGGAGTCGCTGCCCGAGATCTGGCCCCTGGCTCTGCAGTACCCCGACGGGGTGCCGCGCCACGACCTGGGCTTCTACGAGGCCATCGTCTGGTTCTTTCTGGTCATCTTCGTCTACACCACCGGGCGCAAGCCCCGACGCCGCGGCTTCTACCTGTGGACGCTGCCGCTGCTCTACGCCCCCTTCCGCTTCCTGTTCGACTTTTTGCGCGTCGCCCCGGGCGAAGCCGGCCTGCACGGCGACACCCGCTACCTGGCCCTGACCCCTGCCCAGTGGGTGGCCATCGGGATGTTCGTGCTGGGGCTCTACCTCTGGCAGAAGTTCCGCAACGAGCCCCTGGAAACCTGGAAAGGCGTCGAAGGCCAGAAGAGCGACGACGCGGGCAAAGAGAGCGCGGGCAAGGACGACGCCGCGCCGCCGGCCTCATGA
- the aroC gene encoding chorismate synthase — protein sequence MFANTFGTHLRLTTFGESHGPAMGAVIDGMPAGVAIDLATHIQPSLNRRRPGQSAITTARNEADAAEILSGVFDGKTLGTPICVVVRNTNARSSDYRPDYYRPGHADRTWQEKFGHRDHRGGGRASGRETLARVIGGAFAARLLPPQTRVVAFTRQIGEHRALDVPGDLSTELIDRHPTRCPDLAVAERISQELLECKARGDSRGGIIELHILNCPIGLGEPVFAKLKARLADAMMGIGAVVGVSLGDGFHDATTCGIDFHTGIDGQGPAAGISPAAQGIQGGISNGEPITLRVAFKPASTIGSMAREGRHDPCIVPRAVPVVEAMANLVLADLLLARRLNQLP from the coding sequence ATGTTTGCAAACACCTTTGGTACCCACCTGCGCCTTACCACCTTTGGCGAATCCCACGGCCCGGCCATGGGCGCTGTGATCGACGGCATGCCCGCCGGCGTGGCCATCGACCTGGCCACCCACATCCAGCCCTCGCTCAACCGCCGCCGCCCGGGCCAGTCCGCCATCACCACCGCCCGCAACGAGGCCGACGCCGCCGAAATCCTCAGCGGCGTCTTTGATGGCAAAACCCTGGGCACCCCCATCTGCGTAGTCGTACGCAACACCAACGCCCGCTCCAGCGATTACCGCCCCGACTACTACCGCCCGGGCCACGCCGACCGCACCTGGCAGGAAAAATTCGGGCACCGCGACCACCGCGGCGGCGGCCGCGCCTCCGGCCGCGAAACCCTGGCCCGGGTCATCGGGGGCGCCTTCGCCGCGCGCCTGCTCCCGCCGCAGACCCGCGTGGTCGCCTTCACCCGCCAGATTGGCGAACACCGCGCCCTGGACGTCCCCGGCGATCTCTCCACCGAGCTCATCGACCGCCACCCCACCCGCTGCCCCGACCTGGCGGTGGCCGAGCGCATCTCTCAAGAACTGCTGGAATGCAAAGCCCGCGGCGACTCCCGCGGCGGCATCATCGAGCTCCACATCCTGAACTGCCCCATCGGCCTCGGAGAGCCCGTCTTCGCCAAGCTCAAGGCTCGCCTGGCCGACGCGATGATGGGCATCGGCGCGGTGGTCGGCGTCAGCCTGGGCGACGGGTTCCACGATGCCACCACCTGCGGCATCGACTTCCACACCGGCATCGACGGCCAGGGCCCGGCCGCCGGCATCTCCCCGGCCGCCCAGGGCATCCAGGGGGGCATCTCCAACGGAGAACCCATCACCCTGCGCGTGGCCTTTAAACCCGCCTCCACCATCGGCTCCATGGCTCGCGAAGGCCGCCACGACCCCTGCATCGTCCCCCGCGCCGTCCCCGTCGTCGAAGCCATGGCCAACCTGGTCCTGGCCGACCTCCTCCTCGCCAGACGCCTCAACCAACTCCCCTGA
- a CDS encoding shikimate kinase, whose amino-acid sequence MSPSAPFSSPAVLLVGHRGVGKSTLGRRVAAALGRPFVDLDEAIATGAGAPVAELVRRDLPVFRAREVATLAELTARDDAPIIAAGAGLERLPDNALIVWVHREGWQESVAQSDRPRVRPELSLDAEHRWMIQTREPRWRAGAHLHLSIPRTRTVARAADDLSTLLDWAARVPHAPQAAHTALVPLRADDLPRALRDRALLGLGRVEIRSDRFDHLPDLPHLGPHADHLLLALRHPDPTWLLGLPGAGAWDIDLDHLPDALQAAARLKDARPPRLILSAHPGQPAPAGLLAMIQGADDLCRALDLPPERLTLKYAPPAPDARALRAAFDARPHLARTGHPVALIPQGHRAAWTRHYLAATNALHYLPVGLGSRDPDHPSALDLQNFLPALTSPAPTRFDALIGDPVQHSRGDLWHRRAALSEEPERGYLKIPTPDDDFEATLSLLHDLHIRGLSVTSPHKRRAALSAAPAGQPAADALNTLRRTPTGWTGTDTDHLGLLASLDALMEQGVMPGPTLIFGQGGVSPALLRALKESPFELVAHLSARQGWNSAPDDLPPLTLIINAASSYAHQAPGTPPPCLAWLDLHYQNVEPPLSGRIHQGGDAFFEAQARAQRTFWS is encoded by the coding sequence ATGAGCCCCTCTGCCCCCTTTTCCTCGCCGGCGGTCCTGCTGGTCGGCCATCGCGGCGTCGGCAAATCCACCCTGGGCCGCCGGGTCGCCGCCGCGCTCGGCCGCCCCTTCGTCGACCTCGACGAGGCCATCGCCACCGGCGCCGGCGCCCCCGTCGCCGAGCTGGTACGCCGCGACCTGCCGGTATTCCGCGCCCGCGAAGTCGCTACCCTGGCCGAGCTCACCGCGCGCGACGACGCCCCGATCATCGCCGCCGGCGCCGGCCTGGAGCGCCTCCCCGACAACGCCCTCATCGTCTGGGTGCACCGCGAAGGCTGGCAAGAGAGCGTGGCCCAGAGCGATCGCCCCCGCGTGCGCCCCGAGCTCTCCCTCGACGCCGAACACCGCTGGATGATCCAGACCCGTGAGCCCCGCTGGCGAGCCGGCGCCCACCTGCACCTCTCGATCCCCCGAACCCGCACCGTGGCGCGCGCCGCCGACGACCTGAGCACCCTGCTCGACTGGGCCGCCCGGGTCCCCCACGCCCCACAGGCCGCCCACACCGCGCTGGTCCCGCTGCGGGCCGACGACCTCCCCCGCGCGCTGCGCGACCGCGCCCTGCTGGGCCTGGGCCGCGTGGAGATCCGCAGCGATCGCTTCGACCACCTCCCCGACCTCCCACACCTGGGCCCCCACGCCGACCATCTCCTGCTCGCCCTGCGACACCCCGACCCCACCTGGCTGCTGGGGCTTCCTGGCGCCGGCGCCTGGGACATCGACCTCGACCACCTCCCCGACGCCCTCCAGGCCGCCGCACGCCTCAAGGACGCTCGGCCCCCGCGGCTGATCCTCTCGGCCCACCCCGGTCAGCCCGCCCCGGCCGGCCTACTCGCCATGATCCAGGGCGCCGACGACCTCTGCCGGGCCCTCGACCTCCCCCCCGAGCGCCTCACCCTCAAATACGCCCCCCCGGCCCCCGACGCCCGCGCGCTCCGCGCGGCCTTTGACGCCCGGCCCCACCTGGCACGCACCGGCCACCCGGTGGCGCTCATCCCCCAGGGCCACCGCGCCGCCTGGACGCGCCATTACCTGGCGGCCACCAACGCCCTGCACTACCTGCCGGTGGGCCTGGGCAGCCGCGACCCCGACCACCCCTCGGCCCTCGACCTTCAGAACTTCCTCCCGGCCCTCACCTCGCCAGCACCCACGCGCTTCGATGCCCTGATCGGCGACCCGGTCCAGCACTCCCGGGGCGACCTCTGGCACCGTCGCGCCGCCTTGAGCGAGGAGCCCGAGCGGGGCTACCTCAAAATCCCCACCCCCGACGACGATTTTGAGGCCACCCTCTCCCTGCTCCACGACCTGCACATCCGCGGCCTCTCGGTGACCTCGCCACATAAGCGCCGCGCCGCCTTGAGTGCCGCCCCCGCGGGCCAGCCCGCGGCCGACGCCCTCAACACCCTGCGCCGCACCCCCACAGGCTGGACCGGCACTGACACCGACCACCTGGGCCTGCTCGCCAGCCTCGACGCCCTCATGGAGCAGGGCGTGATGCCCGGTCCCACGCTCATCTTTGGCCAGGGCGGCGTCAGCCCGGCGCTGCTCAGAGCCCTTAAGGAGTCGCCCTTTGAGCTCGTCGCCCACCTCTCCGCGCGTCAGGGCTGGAACTCGGCCCCCGACGATCTGCCCCCCTTGACGCTGATCATCAACGCGGCATCCTCCTACGCACACCAGGCCCCGGGCACCCCGCCCCCATGCCTGGCCTGGCTCGACCTCCACTACCAAAACGTCGAGCCCCCGCTTTCCGGCCGCATTCACCAGGGCGGCGACGCCTTCTTTGAAGCCCAGGCCCGCGCTCAACGCACCTTCTGGAGTTAA
- a CDS encoding OmpA family protein, whose product MKNTNRERALVALIAMAMMVSSPAAAQGLPSADDVWDQAPPSAPEQRAPQAEVAAEPEAVVAEEVVAEEAVGAPEEEPQEGAEVAEAEASADGDDTEAESVEAPVVRERISPVMNLEGAPGFHGIASAISPGALQFQVGFLGEASGGTNVIRLNDENRSLTGNVAVNGQFLEYFGFNFRMQARNNVNTYGRPQAMLSQGDMTAGLIGRYEVSPGVWLGGDLNFFLPSGFGGVGLSGSALSLRPRLLASFDIEEMAAQSSDAWVPVVAHLNVGYRFDQSENLVPEGVQLDRIERFAYGISAYDLVEFGVGAEVPLPYVTPFVGWKLGVPVNGRGGVCDEDRALRCVSDIGGGAFPQTFSLGAKAEPLENLGLHLGVDLGLTSSDAEGLGVTLPYNVIFGMSWNIDASGPKVIIEEREVETIVEVEPTLGYLVGQVVDAESGEPVGGAQIFYEGRELAGQISDGEGGAWRSYGFEPGEALELRVEHPHYEAALASYTVSEGEGTLEVQLTPLPREAWVRGQVTDAEGNALADALVRVSGQDGPVEVRTDEDGRFEAQVSAGDYTVAASAEGFLTAGQDVSLEPDGELQMVLSLSEAGEQLVEIDEERIRINERIYFETGAATILDRSFNVLNQVAAVLLENPQVERLQIEGHTDDVGNADFNMELSQARAEEVRNYLVERGIRSERLSAKGFGSELPLVPNTSNRNRSLNRRVEFKILGEEE is encoded by the coding sequence GTGAAGAATACGAATAGAGAACGCGCGTTAGTTGCGCTTATTGCGATGGCGATGATGGTGTCGAGCCCGGCGGCTGCGCAGGGGCTCCCGAGCGCCGATGATGTGTGGGACCAGGCGCCGCCAAGCGCTCCCGAGCAGAGGGCGCCCCAGGCCGAGGTGGCTGCGGAGCCCGAGGCGGTGGTCGCCGAAGAGGTCGTCGCCGAAGAGGCGGTGGGCGCGCCGGAGGAAGAGCCCCAAGAGGGCGCGGAGGTGGCCGAGGCCGAGGCGTCTGCCGATGGAGACGACACCGAAGCGGAGTCGGTCGAGGCGCCGGTGGTGCGCGAGCGCATCTCGCCGGTGATGAACCTGGAGGGGGCGCCGGGCTTCCACGGGATCGCCTCAGCGATTAGCCCCGGGGCGCTGCAGTTCCAGGTGGGATTTCTGGGAGAGGCGTCGGGCGGCACCAACGTGATTCGCCTCAACGATGAGAACCGCAGCCTCACGGGTAACGTGGCGGTGAACGGGCAGTTCCTGGAGTATTTCGGATTCAACTTCCGGATGCAGGCGCGCAACAACGTCAACACCTACGGTCGACCGCAGGCGATGTTGTCGCAGGGCGACATGACCGCCGGTCTGATCGGGCGCTACGAGGTGTCGCCGGGGGTATGGTTGGGCGGAGACCTTAACTTCTTTTTGCCCTCGGGCTTTGGCGGGGTGGGCCTCTCGGGCTCGGCGCTGAGCCTGCGCCCCAGGCTGCTGGCGAGCTTCGATATCGAGGAGATGGCCGCGCAGTCGAGCGATGCCTGGGTGCCGGTGGTGGCGCACCTTAACGTGGGCTACCGCTTTGATCAGAGTGAGAACCTGGTTCCGGAGGGCGTGCAGCTCGACCGGATCGAGCGCTTCGCCTACGGCATCTCGGCCTACGACCTGGTGGAGTTCGGGGTGGGCGCGGAGGTGCCCCTTCCCTACGTGACGCCCTTTGTGGGCTGGAAGCTGGGCGTGCCGGTCAACGGGCGAGGCGGGGTCTGCGATGAGGATCGGGCGCTGCGCTGCGTGTCGGATATCGGCGGTGGAGCTTTCCCTCAGACCTTTAGTCTGGGGGCGAAGGCCGAGCCGCTGGAGAACCTGGGCCTGCACCTGGGTGTGGACCTGGGGCTGACGAGCTCCGATGCCGAGGGGCTCGGGGTGACGCTTCCCTACAATGTGATCTTTGGGATGAGCTGGAACATCGATGCCAGCGGTCCGAAGGTCATCATTGAAGAGCGCGAAGTGGAGACGATCGTGGAGGTGGAGCCGACCCTGGGCTATCTGGTGGGCCAGGTGGTCGATGCCGAGAGTGGCGAGCCGGTCGGTGGGGCGCAGATCTTCTACGAAGGGCGTGAACTCGCCGGTCAGATCAGCGACGGGGAAGGCGGCGCGTGGCGCTCGTACGGATTTGAGCCCGGGGAGGCTCTGGAGCTGCGCGTGGAGCACCCGCACTACGAGGCGGCCCTGGCGAGCTACACGGTGAGCGAAGGGGAGGGGACCCTGGAGGTGCAGCTGACCCCGCTGCCCCGGGAGGCCTGGGTGCGCGGTCAGGTGACCGACGCCGAGGGTAACGCGCTGGCCGATGCCCTGGTGCGTGTGAGCGGTCAGGATGGGCCGGTGGAGGTGCGCACCGATGAAGATGGTCGGTTTGAGGCTCAGGTGTCCGCGGGCGACTACACGGTGGCGGCGTCGGCCGAGGGCTTTTTGACCGCCGGTCAAGACGTGAGCCTGGAGCCCGACGGGGAGCTTCAGATGGTGCTCTCACTTTCGGAGGCCGGGGAGCAGCTGGTTGAGATCGATGAGGAGCGGATTCGCATCAACGAGCGGATCTACTTTGAGACCGGCGCAGCCACGATTCTGGACCGTTCGTTCAACGTGCTCAATCAGGTCGCGGCGGTGTTGCTGGAGAATCCGCAGGTGGAACGCCTGCAGATCGAAGGGCATACCGACGATGTGGGCAACGCCGATTTCAACATGGAGTTGTCGCAGGCCCGGGCCGAAGAGGTGCGGAATTATCTGGTCGAACGTGGTATTCGAAGCGAACGTCTGAGCGCGAAGGGATTCGGCTCGGAGCTTCCGTTGGTCCCGAATACATCAAATCGAAACCGCAGCCTGAATCGGCGAGTGGAGTTTAAGATCCTCGGTGAAGAGGAGTAA